A genomic window from Prunus persica cultivar Lovell chromosome G2, Prunus_persica_NCBIv2, whole genome shotgun sequence includes:
- the LOC18780332 gene encoding protein FAR1-RELATED SEQUENCE 6 — protein MDSNRWRVIKVEIEQNHLISPASGKFYKSHKSVGVGTKRALQLDTPEEVQKIKLFRTVIIDSEGNGNIDVDEGESWNRVYYSNQLKLKEGDDQAVQNYFSRFQLMDPNFFYVADLNEKGCLGNLFWADARMGVAYSYLCDVVSIDTTCLENKFEVPLVSFIGVNHHRQFVVHLQARQLNHVHGCLELGCILGRPPHAIITYQCRTLQTAISDVFLRASHCLCLSHIMQRVLEYLGGLLKYEAIKESLNIAVYYSLRVEQFKAAWEYMVQPHGTRDHKWLQALFEESSIFEGDIFGKNVPCATK, from the coding sequence ATGGACTCCAACAGGTGGAGAGTTATTAAAGTAGAGATTGAGCAAAACCACTTGATTAGTCCAGCAAGtggaaaattttataaatctcACAAGAGCGTAGGGGTTGGAACCAAAAGAGCGTTGCAATTAGATACTCCTGAAGAAGTACAAAAGATCAAGCTATTTAGAACAGTGATCATTGATTCTGAGGGTAATGGAAACATAGATGTTGATGAAGGAGAATCTTGGAATAGAGTTTATTACTCCAATCAATTGAAGCTTAAAGAAGGAGATGACCAAGCAGTTCAGAATTATTTTTCTCGCTTCCAATTAATGGATCCAAACTTCTTTTATGTGGCGGATCTAAATGAGAAAGGATGCTTGGGAAATTTGTTTTGGGCTGATGCAAGAATGGGGGTTGCTTATAGTTATTTATGTGATGTGGTTTCCATTGACACTACATGCTtggaaaacaaatttgaagtCCCGCTGGTGTCATTTATTGGAGTAAATCATCATAGACAATTTGTGGTTCACTTGCAAGCGAGACAATTGAATCATGTACATGGCTGTTTAGAGCTTGGCTGCATATTGGGACGCCCTCCACACGCCATCATTACTTACCAATGCAGAACATTGCAAACTGCCATTTCTGATGTTTTCCTTAGAGCTTCTCATTGTCTTTGCTTATCGCATATAATGCAAAGGGTTCTAGAATATTTGGGAGGATTGTTAAAGTATGAAGCAATTAAAGAATCTTTAAATATAGCAGTTTACTACTCTCTAAGGGTGGAGCAATTCAAAGCAGCTTGGGAGTATATGGTCCAGCCCCATGGAACTAGAGATCATAAATGGCTTCAAGCATTATTTGAAGAGTCCAGTATATTTGAAGGAGACATTTTTGGCAAGAATGTTCCCTGTGCAACCAAGTGA
- the LOC18779442 gene encoding uncharacterized protein LOC18779442, whose product MGKICHFYLYRDNVIFLHNLLNGDGIQSIAQFRKEALFDDYRISSQNEDCIAFAVDVSLLHRALRSSVSICETADAPSKYRNLSAQTRSGRAILKGNAQSVQVSVKHFGKSLQCHLCKPDYAFYGIAPQGTGACWTVIFQFFILGSHQMEKSISLHCKLPVLDQGSG is encoded by the exons ATGGGAAAGATATGCCATTTCTACCTCTATAGAGACAATGTTATCTTCCTCCACAACCTTCTCAATGGTGATGGAATTCAGTCTATTGCTCAGTTTCGCAAAGAAGCTCTTTTCGATGACTATCGCATCTCCAGCCAGAATGAGGACTGCATTGCCTTTGCAGTAGACGTTTCTCTTCTCCACCGTGCTCTTCGTAGTAGTGTCAGCATAT GTGAAACAGCTGATGCTCCATCTAAATATCGAAACCTCAGTGCGCAGACTCGGTCAGGAAGGGCGATTTTGAAGGGAAATGCTCAATCTGTGCAAGTGAGTGTGAAGCATTTTGGCAAGAGCCTTCAGTGCCACTTGTGTAAGCCTGACTACGCTTTCTATGGGATTGCTCCGCAAGGTACCGGTGCTTGCTGGACGGTGatcttccaatttttcattctGGGTTCCCATCAAATGGAGAAGTCAATCAGTCTACATTGCAAACTTCCTGTACTGGACCAAGGGTCAGGTTGA